Below is a genomic region from Halostella litorea.
TGGTACGGCTACGTCGCCTTGCGAACGCCCGCGGTCCCGCGGGCCGACGCCCCGACGGACTACACCACGACGTACCCGGCCGACGGGTACGAACGCGCGCTCTGGTTCCTCGCGGGCGGCGTCACCGCGAGCGTCTGCGAGGAGTTCCTCTACCGCGGCGTCGCGGTCGCCGGCCTGCTCGGCCTGGGGCTCCCGTGGCCCGCGGCGGTGCTCGGCGCGGCGCTCGCGTTCGCGCTCTCGCACGGCCTCGCGGTCCTCAACCCCCTCGTGCTCGCGTTCTACGTGGCGATAGCCCTCGGGATGACGGGCGTCGTCGCCGTCACCGGGAGCCTGCTCCCGGCGGTCGCGGTTCACGCGACCATAAATCTCGCGTCGGTCGCCCGCGACCTCGACGACACGACGGTCGACTCCGTCCGGCCGGAGGCGGCGTAGCCACGTTCCGGCCGACCGGCCCCCTATGACTGTCCTCGCCCGGAACGGCGGTCCTCGCAACCCCGCCAGCGACGGTCAGGGCGCTTTCTCCCCGGCCCGCACCGCCACGTCCAGCCAGTTCTCCTCGGGCGGGAGCGGGCAGGCGAACGTCTCGCTGTAGGCACAGAACGGCGAGTACGCGAGGTTGAAATCCAGGGTCATCTCGTCGCCGTCGGTCAGGTCCTCGTCGCTCTCGAACTCCATGTACCGCCCGCCCTCGTACGTCTCCTGTCCCGTCGTCTTGTCGCGGATCGGGACGAAGTACTGCCGGTCGCCCTCCTGGCGGTACGCCGCGAGTTCCTGCTCGGTGCCGTCCACCTCGAACGTCAGCGTCAGTTCGCGCAGGTACCGGACCTCCGTCCCGGCCGTCGTGTCCATCGTCACCGGCTCGGGGTCGTCGTGGACGGTTACCGTCGCCGTCACGCGGTAGTCCGGGTCCGGGTCGAAGTAGTCCAGCCCGTCGAAGTCGTCGCGTTCCTCCGGCGGGATCGGCGACTGCCGGTGCTCGTCGAAAAAGCGGTCCTTCTCCTCGCGCTGTGTCTCCAGTTCCCGCCGCCAGGCGTCCGCGTCGAACGTCTCGGTCATGCCCGGACGTTGGCCGCGGCGGCGGGTAACGGTTGCGTCTGGCGGCCGTCGCGGGCGAGGACCGGCAGATGCGGTGGTTGTCCCGTGGGAAAACCCACGACGCCCGGACAGTTTATTTCCCCCGCGGCTGTGGGGTGGGGTATGGACGACTTCGAGGCGGTGGAACTGTTCTCGCAACTGCCGTTCGTCGAGCGACTCGGCATCGAGATGGAGTCGGCCGGCGACGGCCGGGCCGTCGGCACCCTCGAACTGGAGGAGGGCCACTCCTCGGTCCCGTGGACGACCGTCGCCCACGGCGGCGTCACGTACTCGCTGGCCGACACCGTCGGCGGCGCGGCGGTGTACTCGCTCCACCCGAAACCGACCCCCACGGTCGACATGCGGATCGACTACCTCTCGCCGGGCACCGACCGCCTCCGCGCCGAGGCCGAGGTGGTGCGGGACGGCGGGAGCGTCGCCGTCGTCTCCGTCGACGTGACCGACGGCGAGGGCGGGGCCGTGGCTGACGCCCGCGGGGTGTACAAGACCGGCGGCGGCGACGGCGAGACGACGTGGACGGACGGCGGGGAGTAGCCGCCCGCCCGGGGATTTAAACCCGAAGCCGCGGCCACTGCTTCGACAGCCCTATGCCCGACGCGGCGGTGGTAGACGACACGACGATGGCAGGCTCCTGGCGCGACGTGTTCGGCCACGACGAGCCGTACGACGACCAGGTCGACGGCGTCGAGACGGCGGTCGAGACGGCCCGCGACGGCGGCTTTCTGGCCCTCGAGGGAGCCTGTGGCACCGGCAAGACGATGCTCGCGCTGACGGCGGGGATCCACCTCGTCCGCGACCCCGACAGCGACTTCGAGCGCGTGCTGGTGCTTACGAGCGTCAAGCAGCAACTCCGCCAGTTCGAGGAGGACCTGCGGACGATAAACGGGAACCTGCCCGACGACCACCGCCCGGTGTCGGGGCTGACGCTCGTCGGGAAGGCCGATGTCTGTCCGTACAACCGCGAGAACGCCGGCCGGATCGACGACGACAACGTGTACGACCGCTGCGAGGACCTGCGCGACCGCACGCGCGGGCTGACGGGCGAGGGGCCGACCACGGCCGACGCGCTGGCCGCCGACGCCCGGAGCCAGCAGGTGGGACTTGCCGACTCGGGGTCCGGCGGCGCGACGTATCTGGAAACGGCGGACGAGCCGTCGCCGTACCCCCGCGAGATGCCCGAGTTCGAGGACACCGAGTACTGCCCGTTCTACGCGCAGTACCTCGCGGACCTGCCGGAGGACGGCGACCCGGGCGAGGCCGTCCCGTTCGACTTCACCGCCGCGGGGTTGCTGACGCCGGACGAACTGGTCGCCCGGTCCGTCGAACACGGCACCTGCCCGCACTCGATGATGGGCGCGATGCTGGGCCACGCCGAGGTGGTGATCGGCAACTACTACCACGCGTTCGACCCGACGACGACGGGGTCGTTCACCGGCGCGCTGCTCGACGACTCGACGTTCGTGGTCTGCGACGAGGCGCACATGCTCGAACCGCGCGTCCGGGACCTGGTGAGCGACGGCGTCGCGGACGCCACCCTGCGCGACGCGGAGACGGAGCTGTCGCGGGTGATCCAGCCGCTCCAGTTCGACGACGCGAACGACCGCGACACCGCCCGAGAGGACGCGGACTTGATCCGGGGCGAACTGTCCGACAGCGACGTGACCCTCTCCGAGTTGCAGGAGACGCGCGCGTTCGTCCGGGACCTGCGGGACGAACTGGACCGCCGCGTCACCGCCCACCTCGAACGCGAGCACCGCGGGTGGAAGGCGGACCTCTCGGACCTGCCCGACGAGGAGATACCGCTCCGGGACCCGGAGACGCCGGAGCCGGACGCGATCACCGAGTGGGCCGAGCGCGAGGGGTACGACGGCGGCGTCTGGGCGCGCGCCGAGGCGGTCGGCGCGGTCGTCAAGCGCATCCTCGACGAGGCCGAGGACGAGCAGAAGACCCGCGCGGCCCCGGCGGCCGGCCGCGTCCTCGGCGAGTGGTACCGCAACGACCACGAGCACTACTTCCGGGAGATCGACCTGGAGCGGACGTGGGACCGGACCGAACCGGACGGCTCGTGGCGGCGGGCGTACAACGCCAGCCTCGCCCTGCACAACTGCGTGCCCAGCGACGCCATCGGCGAGCGCCTCGCGGACTTCGGCGGCGGCGTCCTGATGAGCGCGACGCTGGAACCGCTGGACGTGTTCGCCGAGGTGACCGGCCTGCGCCACCTCGAACGCGAGGGGGAACGCCCCGTCGTCGAGCGGACGTACGGCCTCGACTTCCCCGCGGAGAACCGCGAGAGCTTCGCCGTCGCCGCGCCGAAGTTCACCTACGAGAACCGCGGGCCGACGCCGGACGGCGCGGGCGCTGGAGGCGGCGAGGCGGCGGACGAACACGCCCGGACCCGCCGGACGTACGCCGACGCGGTCGCGGAGGTCGCGCGGTCGCCGGGCAACGTCCTCGTCGGGATGCCCAACTACGCGGAGGCGGAGTGGATGGCGGCGGCGCTCCGCGGGCGCGTGGACAAGCCCGTCCTCATCGACGAGTCCAGCGGCGACGACGCCACCGAGACGCTGAAGGGCGACTTCTTCGCCGGCGAGGCGAAGGTGCTGGTGACGAGCCTCCGCGGGACGCTCACCGAGGGCGTCGACTACGAGGGCGACAAACTCCGCGCGGCGGTGGTCTGTGGCGTCCCGATCATCAACACCGCCAGCCCCCGAACGCGGGCGGTCAGGACCGCCTACGACCGGCAGTTCGGCGGTGGCGGATCCGGCTCCCGGGGCGGGTTCGAGTACGCGCTGACCATCCCGGCGGTCCGCAAGGCGCGCCAGGCCATCGGCCGCGTCATCCGCGGCCCCGAGGAGGTGGGGGTCCGGGTCCTCGTCGACGAGCGCTACGCCCGTGACTCCTGGGACAGCGTGCGCGAGTACTTCCCCGAAACCGACGAGTTCCAGCCCGTCAGCCCGGACATGCTCTCGCTGGGGCTGGACCGGTTCTGGTCGGGCGTCGACTAGGACCGCCGCCGGCGGAGCAGTTCCAGCCCCGCGATGCCGGCGGCCGCCTCGCCGACGCCGAAGCCGGGCATGCCCGAGGAGTTCGACTCGTCGTCGGACCCGCTCGGCTGGTCGCTCTCGGCGTCGCCGGCCTCCGACCCGTTCGACTGGCTGGCCCCGCCGCCGTCCGTCCCGCTCGTCGTGCCGGCCGCAGTCGTCGTCCCGCCCCCGGATTCGGCCGCCGGCTCCCAGGGCGCGCCCGCGGGGTCGAACCGGCGGCCGACCGCGTCGTCACCGTCGCTGCCGGCGAACAGGCCCTTCGCGCCGTCGCCGACGAGGCCGCCCAGGTAGCCGCCGTCGGCGTACCGGGCGGCCCACCGGACGCCCCCGTCGCGGCCGACGGCCGCGAGC
It encodes:
- a CDS encoding DUF1684 domain-containing protein codes for the protein MTETFDADAWRRELETQREEKDRFFDEHRQSPIPPEERDDFDGLDYFDPDPDYRVTATVTVHDDPEPVTMDTTAGTEVRYLRELTLTFEVDGTEQELAAYRQEGDRQYFVPIRDKTTGQETYEGGRYMEFESDEDLTDGDEMTLDFNLAYSPFCAYSETFACPLPPEENWLDVAVRAGEKAP
- a CDS encoding PaaI family thioesterase, translating into MDDFEAVELFSQLPFVERLGIEMESAGDGRAVGTLELEEGHSSVPWTTVAHGGVTYSLADTVGGAAVYSLHPKPTPTVDMRIDYLSPGTDRLRAEAEVVRDGGSVAVVSVDVTDGEGGAVADARGVYKTGGGDGETTWTDGGE
- a CDS encoding ATP-dependent DNA helicase — translated: MPDAAVVDDTTMAGSWRDVFGHDEPYDDQVDGVETAVETARDGGFLALEGACGTGKTMLALTAGIHLVRDPDSDFERVLVLTSVKQQLRQFEEDLRTINGNLPDDHRPVSGLTLVGKADVCPYNRENAGRIDDDNVYDRCEDLRDRTRGLTGEGPTTADALAADARSQQVGLADSGSGGATYLETADEPSPYPREMPEFEDTEYCPFYAQYLADLPEDGDPGEAVPFDFTAAGLLTPDELVARSVEHGTCPHSMMGAMLGHAEVVIGNYYHAFDPTTTGSFTGALLDDSTFVVCDEAHMLEPRVRDLVSDGVADATLRDAETELSRVIQPLQFDDANDRDTAREDADLIRGELSDSDVTLSELQETRAFVRDLRDELDRRVTAHLEREHRGWKADLSDLPDEEIPLRDPETPEPDAITEWAEREGYDGGVWARAEAVGAVVKRILDEAEDEQKTRAAPAAGRVLGEWYRNDHEHYFREIDLERTWDRTEPDGSWRRAYNASLALHNCVPSDAIGERLADFGGGVLMSATLEPLDVFAEVTGLRHLEREGERPVVERTYGLDFPAENRESFAVAAPKFTYENRGPTPDGAGAGGGEAADEHARTRRTYADAVAEVARSPGNVLVGMPNYAEAEWMAAALRGRVDKPVLIDESSGDDATETLKGDFFAGEAKVLVTSLRGTLTEGVDYEGDKLRAAVVCGVPIINTASPRTRAVRTAYDRQFGGGGSGSRGGFEYALTIPAVRKARQAIGRVIRGPEEVGVRVLVDERYARDSWDSVREYFPETDEFQPVSPDMLSLGLDRFWSGVD
- a CDS encoding CPBP family intramembrane glutamic endopeptidase translates to MLPESSLPAWGVALVLGLPLLDVVHSFTPWSRRLWTDHDHRAWTAYWSASVVLRWAQAGVAVAVLVAADASLATVGVRTPSTAVTAASAGLALVAAAWYGYVALRTPAVPRADAPTDYTTTYPADGYERALWFLAGGVTASVCEEFLYRGVAVAGLLGLGLPWPAAVLGAALAFALSHGLAVLNPLVLAFYVAIALGMTGVVAVTGSLLPAVAVHATINLASVARDLDDTTVDSVRPEAA